In a single window of the Streptomyces sp. NBC_00285 genome:
- a CDS encoding MFS transporter — translation MEERRSPDRRFGWLWAAYAVSAFGTSLSFGAFPLIAVLVLHAGPAEVSALAAAGLAAGAVVAVPLGPWVEFRRKRPVMVAMDLVRFVALLSVPAAYALGTLSFVHLLAVSVVVAAADITFTSASGAFLKYLVGPEDLLVANGRFEATNWTSILIGPPLGGAAIGIFGPVTTLVADAVSYLLSALGIRAIGGGEPRPAPTGAAKGSLLEGWRCILASPVLRPLFFNTVLVNALIMVSVPLLTVLMLGPLGFAPWQYALAFSVPCIGGLLGSRMARPLVARFGRHRVLYTSGVLRACWPLGLAFIGPGTAGLVLVMVIELGVITSCAVFNPVFSTYRLEMTPTDRVVRTLSAWSVTGKLTTAALTALWGLLAVLMGTREAIALAGVLLLATPLLLSRRPAAAHEERQDSLPSSIGPP, via the coding sequence GTGGAGGAAAGACGGTCGCCGGACCGGCGGTTCGGGTGGCTGTGGGCGGCGTACGCGGTCAGTGCGTTCGGCACCTCGCTGTCGTTCGGTGCCTTCCCGCTGATCGCCGTCCTCGTGCTGCACGCGGGTCCGGCCGAGGTGTCCGCGCTGGCGGCCGCGGGACTCGCGGCCGGGGCCGTGGTGGCGGTGCCGCTCGGACCCTGGGTGGAGTTCCGCCGCAAGCGACCGGTGATGGTCGCGATGGATCTCGTCCGGTTCGTGGCGTTGCTGAGCGTCCCCGCCGCATACGCGCTCGGCACGCTGAGCTTCGTCCATCTCCTTGCCGTGTCCGTGGTCGTCGCGGCGGCCGACATCACCTTCACGTCCGCCTCGGGGGCCTTCCTCAAGTACCTCGTCGGCCCGGAGGACCTGCTGGTCGCCAACGGGCGCTTCGAGGCGACGAACTGGACCTCCATCCTGATCGGCCCGCCCCTCGGCGGCGCTGCCATCGGGATCTTCGGCCCGGTGACGACGCTGGTGGCAGACGCCGTCAGCTATCTGCTGTCGGCGCTGGGGATCCGCGCGATCGGCGGCGGCGAGCCGCGTCCCGCACCGACCGGCGCCGCGAAGGGCTCCCTCCTGGAGGGCTGGCGGTGCATCCTGGCCAGTCCCGTCCTGCGCCCGCTCTTCTTCAACACGGTCCTCGTCAACGCCCTGATCATGGTGTCCGTGCCGCTGCTCACCGTCCTCATGCTCGGCCCGCTGGGCTTCGCCCCCTGGCAGTACGCCCTCGCCTTCTCGGTGCCGTGCATCGGCGGCCTGCTCGGTTCACGGATGGCCCGTCCCCTGGTCGCCCGGTTCGGGCGGCACCGCGTCCTGTACACCTCGGGCGTCCTGCGCGCGTGCTGGCCGCTCGGCCTGGCCTTCATCGGACCGGGGACGGCCGGGCTGGTGCTCGTCATGGTGATCGAGCTTGGCGTGATCACTTCCTGTGCCGTCTTCAACCCGGTGTTCTCCACTTACCGGCTCGAGATGACGCCGACGGACCGGGTGGTCCGTACCCTCTCCGCCTGGTCGGTCACCGGAAAGCTGACCACTGCGGCCCTGACCGCCCTGTGGGGCCTTTTGGCGGTCCTCATGGGAACCCGTGAGGCGATCGCGCTCGCCGGTGTGCTGTTGCTGGCCACGCCGCTTCTGCTGTCCCGGCGGCCCGCCGCCGCGCACGAGGAGCGTCAGGACTCCCTGCCCTCGTCCATCGGACCCCCGTGA
- a CDS encoding LysR family transcriptional regulator has protein sequence MDLDAVRTFVAVADAGRFQEAADRLAITQQAVSKRVAALEKDLGARLFTRTPRGARLTIDGQAFLPHARDLLRAAERAAASVRPGSRALRVDVIGRRLAPAELLRAFHRAHPDIELDVVTLFDADAALAALRDGTIDASFRAVPHSARQSPDGITSERVYDEPIQLLTGPDHKLAAARTVDPTRLAGHRIWMPGLVTGTEWGTYYDDLAAAFDLTIEVTGPDFGTDPLLDTIADSSTLATFVGELTRLVWPSDQDLRRIPVHGPTPIYPHSLIWRADNPHPTLDALRSHLATTRPEPPDTGMWTPSWA, from the coding sequence ATGGATCTCGACGCCGTACGCACCTTCGTCGCCGTGGCGGACGCGGGGCGCTTCCAGGAGGCCGCCGACCGGCTGGCCATCACCCAGCAGGCCGTGTCCAAGCGGGTCGCCGCGCTGGAGAAGGACCTCGGCGCCCGGCTGTTCACCCGCACTCCGCGCGGTGCCCGGCTCACCATCGACGGCCAGGCGTTCCTGCCGCACGCCCGCGATCTCCTGAGAGCCGCGGAACGGGCGGCCGCCTCGGTACGGCCGGGCAGCCGGGCCCTGCGCGTCGACGTGATCGGCCGCCGGCTCGCCCCCGCGGAGCTGCTGCGCGCCTTCCACCGCGCGCACCCCGACATCGAGCTCGACGTCGTCACCCTCTTCGACGCCGACGCGGCCCTCGCCGCCCTGCGGGACGGCACGATCGACGCCTCCTTCCGTGCCGTCCCGCACTCCGCCCGGCAGTCGCCCGACGGCATCACGTCCGAACGGGTCTACGACGAACCGATCCAGCTGCTCACCGGCCCGGACCACAAGCTGGCGGCCGCCCGCACGGTGGATCCGACCCGGCTGGCCGGGCACCGCATCTGGATGCCCGGCCTCGTCACCGGCACCGAATGGGGTACCTACTACGACGACCTCGCCGCCGCCTTCGACCTCACCATCGAGGTCACCGGCCCCGACTTCGGCACCGACCCCCTCCTCGACACGATCGCCGACTCCTCGACCCTGGCCACCTTCGTCGGCGAACTGACCCGCCTGGTCTGGCCATCCGACCAGGACCTGCGCCGCATCCCGGTGCACGGCCCCACACCGATCTACCCCCACTCCCTCATCTGGCGCGCCGACAACCCGCACCCGACCCTCGACGCCCTCAGATCCCACCTGGCCACGACCCGGCCCGAGCCCCCGGACACCGGCATGTGGACACCGAGCTGGGCCTGA
- a CDS encoding acetylxylan esterase, whose product MPLFDLPIDELREYRSESAEPEDFDAFWSKTLQEAREYDLDARFELVDTGLSTVKVYDVTFAGFGGHPVKGWFTIPAEVSAPIPVVVEFIGYGGGRGLPHEHLLWASTGRAHFVMDTRGQGSAWGGGGGTADPVAGGPAYPGFMTRGIDAPENYYYRRVFTDGVRAVEAARSHPLTDPARTIVLGGSQGGGISIAVGGLVPDLAAVAPDVPFLCDFPRAATLTDRHPYREIGLYLKTHRGRFEDVLKTLAYFDGVHFASRASAPVLFSAALEDQTCPPSTVFAAFNNWAHDDKAIEVYDFNDHEGGGPYQEAAKLRWLRSHV is encoded by the coding sequence ATGCCCCTGTTCGACCTCCCCATCGACGAGCTCCGCGAGTACCGCAGTGAGTCCGCCGAGCCCGAGGACTTCGACGCGTTCTGGTCCAAGACCCTTCAGGAGGCTCGCGAGTACGACCTGGACGCCCGCTTCGAACTCGTCGACACGGGCCTGTCCACGGTCAAGGTGTACGACGTGACGTTCGCCGGGTTCGGCGGCCACCCGGTCAAGGGCTGGTTCACGATCCCCGCCGAGGTCTCCGCTCCGATACCGGTGGTCGTGGAGTTCATCGGTTACGGCGGCGGGCGCGGACTGCCGCACGAGCACCTGCTGTGGGCCTCGACGGGCCGGGCGCACTTCGTGATGGACACCCGTGGCCAGGGCAGCGCCTGGGGTGGCGGTGGCGGCACCGCGGACCCCGTGGCCGGCGGTCCCGCGTACCCCGGTTTCATGACCCGGGGCATCGACGCCCCCGAGAACTACTACTACCGCCGGGTGTTCACGGACGGGGTGCGTGCGGTGGAGGCGGCCCGTTCGCATCCGCTGACCGACCCGGCGCGCACGATCGTGCTCGGCGGCAGCCAGGGCGGCGGTATCTCGATCGCGGTGGGCGGTCTGGTCCCGGACCTGGCGGCGGTCGCCCCGGACGTGCCGTTCCTGTGCGACTTCCCGCGCGCGGCGACCTTGACGGACCGGCATCCGTACCGGGAGATCGGCCTGTACCTCAAGACGCACCGCGGCCGTTTCGAGGACGTCCTGAAGACCCTCGCGTACTTCGACGGTGTGCACTTCGCGAGCCGCGCCAGCGCCCCTGTGCTCTTCTCGGCGGCCCTGGAGGACCAGACCTGCCCGCCCTCCACCGTCTTCGCGGCCTTCAACAACTGGGCCCACGACGACAAGGCGATCGAGGTCTACGACTTCAACGACCACGAGGGCGGCGGCCCCTACCAGGAGGCGGCGAAGCTGCGCTGGCTGCGCTCGCACGTCTGA
- a CDS encoding SpoIIE family protein phosphatase: protein MGAAGIPASEDGEPARGTVRPSGLLDVLGMASVVTDTEGRIVLWSPQAEELFGYSAREALGKYAAHLMINEQHVDLVVKLFADVMETGQSWAGAFPVRHKDGGTRLVEFRNMRLLDDRGGVYALGLCADHETVRRLERDVALSTRMVSQSPIGLAVLDTELRYVSVNPALEQLNGVPAEDHLGRKIGEVLPHLDAAAFETAAREVLRTGKPLVDLHTVGRTAADPDSEHAWSVSLYRLEDALGTVLGVASSVLDVTEHHLATVEAEAARRRLALVADASARIGTTLDLDRTARELADVAVPELADVAAVDLLEAVVQGRPSTLGPSEPALIRPLAVEAAGAPDALGAADPPGQVARYAAERLVTECVRTGSPVLVKRVGPDDLTRIARSPQAAALLARAGLHSYLAVPLIARGEVLGALDLKRIGNPEPFGKDDLLLARELAARAAVQIDNARWYQDARNTALTLQRSLLPSHPSVTGGLEVASRYQPAGATAEVGGDWFDVIPLDGGETALVVGDVMGSGINAAATMGRLRTATTTLASLDLDPAKLLEHLDRITQDLDASFATCVYAVYDPRLGQCRIANAGHLPPVRMRAGRPPELLDLPTGAPLGVGGVAFSTTVVDLEPGDRLVLYTDGLVETRQHPLDERLDALLELLDGPDRALETVCDVLLRTLHQPDNSDDVALLIARVQTRE from the coding sequence ATGGGTGCAGCCGGAATACCCGCGTCCGAGGACGGGGAGCCCGCGCGCGGCACTGTGCGGCCGAGCGGGCTGCTCGACGTACTGGGCATGGCCTCGGTGGTCACGGACACCGAAGGGCGCATCGTGCTCTGGAGCCCGCAGGCCGAGGAACTGTTCGGCTACAGCGCGCGGGAGGCCCTCGGCAAGTACGCGGCCCACCTGATGATCAACGAACAGCACGTCGACCTGGTCGTCAAGCTGTTCGCGGACGTCATGGAGACCGGTCAGAGCTGGGCAGGCGCCTTTCCCGTCCGGCACAAGGACGGCGGCACCCGGCTGGTCGAGTTCCGCAACATGCGGCTGCTGGACGACCGGGGTGGCGTCTACGCGCTGGGGCTGTGCGCCGACCACGAGACCGTGCGCAGGCTGGAGCGGGACGTGGCGCTCTCCACGCGCATGGTGTCCCAGTCCCCGATCGGCCTGGCCGTACTGGACACCGAGCTGCGGTACGTCTCGGTGAACCCGGCACTGGAGCAGCTGAACGGAGTACCGGCCGAGGACCATCTAGGGCGCAAGATCGGCGAGGTCCTGCCGCACCTCGACGCGGCCGCCTTCGAGACCGCCGCGCGCGAGGTGCTGCGTACCGGCAAGCCGCTGGTCGACCTGCACACGGTCGGCCGTACGGCCGCGGACCCCGACTCGGAACACGCCTGGTCGGTCTCGCTGTACCGACTGGAGGACGCGCTGGGGACCGTGCTGGGGGTCGCGAGCTCGGTGCTGGACGTGACCGAGCACCACCTGGCCACCGTGGAGGCCGAGGCGGCCCGGCGCCGGCTGGCGCTCGTCGCCGACGCCTCTGCCCGCATCGGCACCACTCTGGACCTGGACCGCACCGCCCGGGAGCTGGCCGACGTGGCCGTGCCGGAGCTCGCCGACGTGGCGGCCGTGGACCTGCTGGAGGCGGTCGTGCAGGGCAGACCGAGCACCCTCGGCCCCAGCGAGCCCGCCCTCATCCGCCCGCTGGCCGTCGAGGCGGCCGGTGCCCCGGACGCCCTCGGCGCGGCGGATCCGCCCGGGCAGGTGGCCCGGTACGCCGCCGAACGCCTGGTCACCGAGTGCGTCCGCACCGGGAGCCCGGTCCTTGTGAAGCGGGTCGGACCGGACGACCTCACCCGCATCGCCCGCTCACCTCAGGCGGCAGCGCTGCTGGCCAGAGCCGGGCTGCACTCCTACCTCGCCGTGCCGTTGATCGCCCGCGGCGAGGTGCTCGGCGCCCTCGACCTCAAGCGCATCGGCAACCCGGAGCCGTTCGGCAAGGACGACCTGCTGCTCGCGCGGGAACTCGCGGCCCGCGCCGCCGTGCAGATCGACAACGCACGCTGGTACCAGGATGCCCGCAACACCGCTCTCACCCTCCAGCGCAGCCTGCTGCCCAGCCACCCCTCGGTGACCGGCGGCCTGGAGGTCGCCTCCCGCTACCAGCCCGCCGGCGCGACCGCCGAGGTCGGCGGCGACTGGTTCGACGTGATCCCCCTGGACGGCGGCGAGACGGCCCTGGTGGTGGGCGACGTGATGGGCAGCGGTATCAACGCCGCCGCGACCATGGGCCGGCTGCGCACCGCGACGACCACCCTGGCCTCCCTCGACCTCGACCCGGCCAAGCTTCTCGAACACCTGGACAGGATCACCCAGGACCTGGACGCGTCCTTCGCCACCTGCGTGTACGCCGTCTACGATCCGCGGCTGGGGCAGTGCCGGATCGCCAACGCAGGGCATCTGCCACCGGTACGGATGCGCGCGGGCCGTCCGCCGGAACTGCTGGACCTGCCCACCGGGGCGCCGCTGGGCGTGGGCGGAGTCGCCTTCTCCACCACCGTCGTCGACCTCGAACCCGGCGACCGGCTCGTCCTGTACACGGACGGCCTCGTCGAGACCCGTCAGCATCCGCTCGACGAGCGCCTGGACGCACTCCTCGAACTCCTCGACGGCCCCGACCGGGCGCTGGAGACGGTCTGTGACGTGTTGCTGCGGACCCTGCACCAGCCGGACAACTCCGACGACGTGGCCCTGCTGATCGCACGGGTGCAGACACGGGAGTGA
- a CDS encoding Rv1733c family protein — MRTRVRGWRWRRNPLRRRSDVVEAWTVLSVALLLLLVAPLAGAVVGRWAHDDARAVAVQQRAERHRVRAEVVGKVPDSPPTVQGGRERPYRVTVRWSQAGGVVKTAEARVPTGTHQGAKIDVWFDSRGRNVAPPPDSTAIWQHTLTMGACGAGAAIALILLGNSLVRGAANRHRLVEWEREWALTEPQWSRRRA, encoded by the coding sequence ATGCGAACCCGGGTGCGCGGTTGGCGCTGGCGGCGCAATCCGCTCAGGCGCCGGTCGGACGTCGTCGAGGCGTGGACGGTGCTGAGCGTCGCCCTTCTCCTGTTGCTGGTCGCCCCGCTGGCCGGGGCGGTCGTCGGCCGCTGGGCGCATGACGACGCCCGAGCGGTGGCCGTCCAGCAGCGCGCGGAACGTCATCGGGTCCGCGCGGAGGTCGTCGGCAAGGTCCCGGACTCACCGCCCACGGTCCAGGGCGGCCGCGAGCGCCCCTACCGGGTGACCGTGCGATGGTCGCAGGCCGGAGGCGTCGTGAAGACGGCCGAGGCCCGCGTCCCGACCGGCACCCACCAGGGCGCGAAGATCGACGTGTGGTTCGACTCCCGAGGCCGGAATGTGGCCCCGCCACCCGACAGCACCGCGATCTGGCAGCACACCCTGACGATGGGCGCCTGCGGCGCGGGCGCGGCGATCGCATTGATCCTCCTCGGGAACTCGCTGGTCCGCGGTGCGGCCAACCGGCACCGGCTCGTCGAGTGGGAACGGGAGTGGGCGCTCACCGAACCGCAGTGGAGCCGCCGCCGGGCCTGA
- a CDS encoding cation:proton antiporter: MGHADTLLAMGGAFLAAAFLARLGGRIGLPTIPLFMLAGILLGPHTPGLVLVEDAHDFEMLSALGLVLLLFYLGLEFHVDDLRTGGRRLLAAGGIYLLANVGAGLGFGFALGWGTREALVLAGVLGISSSAIVTKILIDLGRLGRPETRLILGVIVVEDIFLALYLAALQPVISGASGPVEVFLQAGKAFGFLLVLAVAARYGTRWIGRLIHVRDDELLVISFLGAAVLVAGVSEVLGVADAIGAFMVGLILAGTPSGPRIRRLVHPLRDAFAAIFFFAFGLSIDPGVVTSVAGPVAAAAAVTVVMNIVAGLLVARLYGYGAQPAADIATTLVARGEFALILGAMAASAGLDARLAPFIAGYVLVLAVLGPVAAGRAHLLARALGSRRARPSGDDPAPEPVPVAVGADRER, translated from the coding sequence GTGGGACACGCTGACACCCTGCTCGCCATGGGCGGTGCCTTCCTGGCCGCCGCGTTCCTCGCCCGGCTGGGCGGTCGGATCGGGCTGCCGACCATCCCGCTGTTCATGCTCGCCGGCATCCTGCTCGGCCCGCACACCCCCGGCCTCGTCCTGGTCGAGGACGCGCACGACTTCGAGATGCTCTCCGCGCTCGGCCTGGTGCTGCTGCTGTTCTACCTGGGCCTGGAGTTCCATGTCGACGACCTGCGCACCGGCGGCAGACGGCTCCTGGCAGCGGGCGGCATCTACCTCCTCGCCAACGTCGGCGCGGGCCTCGGCTTCGGGTTCGCCCTGGGCTGGGGGACCCGGGAGGCACTGGTGCTCGCCGGTGTCCTCGGCATCTCCTCGTCCGCGATCGTCACCAAGATCCTGATCGACCTCGGGCGGCTCGGCCGCCCCGAGACCCGGCTCATCCTCGGCGTGATCGTCGTCGAGGACATCTTCCTCGCGCTCTATCTCGCCGCCCTGCAGCCGGTCATCAGCGGTGCCAGCGGACCGGTGGAGGTGTTCCTGCAGGCGGGCAAGGCCTTCGGGTTCCTGCTGGTGCTGGCCGTCGCCGCCCGGTACGGCACGCGCTGGATCGGCCGGCTGATCCACGTCCGGGACGACGAACTCCTGGTCATCAGCTTCCTCGGCGCCGCGGTGCTCGTCGCCGGTGTCTCCGAGGTCCTGGGCGTCGCCGACGCCATCGGCGCCTTCATGGTGGGCCTGATCCTGGCCGGCACGCCCTCCGGGCCGCGCATCCGACGGCTGGTCCACCCCCTGCGCGACGCCTTCGCCGCGATCTTCTTCTTCGCGTTCGGGCTGTCCATCGACCCCGGCGTCGTCACGTCCGTCGCCGGCCCCGTCGCCGCGGCGGCGGCCGTGACCGTGGTGATGAACATCGTCGCGGGCCTGCTCGTCGCCCGCCTGTACGGCTACGGCGCCCAGCCCGCCGCCGACATCGCCACCACGCTCGTGGCCCGCGGGGAGTTCGCCCTGATCCTCGGTGCGATGGCGGCCAGTGCGGGACTCGACGCACGTCTGGCGCCGTTCATCGCCGGGTATGTCCTTGTCCTGGCCGTTCTCGGTCCGGTGGCCGCGGGACGGGCCCATCTGCTGGCCCGGGCCCTGGGTTCACGTCGTGCCCGGCCGTCCGGGGACGACCCCGCACCGGAGCCGGTTCCCGTCGCGGTGGGGGCGGACCGCGAACGGTAG
- a CDS encoding MarR family winged helix-turn-helix transcriptional regulator, whose translation MTVFARRARASAGRLHPELSLVSYTLLGHLEERDGCRATDLAAHYALDKSTVSRQVTALERAGLLERRPDPEDHRVQVLHLTDAGRSILGQVTVSRRAAVGERLAEWSEEDLERFAGYLTRYNSWPQPG comes from the coding sequence ATGACGGTCTTCGCGCGACGGGCGCGGGCCTCGGCGGGACGCCTGCATCCCGAACTGTCCCTGGTGTCCTACACCCTCCTCGGGCATCTGGAGGAACGCGACGGGTGCCGCGCCACCGACCTGGCCGCCCACTACGCCCTGGACAAGTCCACCGTGAGCCGCCAGGTCACCGCCCTGGAGCGGGCCGGACTCCTCGAGCGGCGCCCGGACCCGGAGGACCACCGCGTCCAGGTGCTGCATCTGACGGACGCAGGCCGGAGCATCCTCGGCCAGGTCACCGTGAGCCGCCGGGCCGCCGTGGGTGAGCGGCTTGCGGAGTGGTCCGAGGAGGACCTGGAGCGGTTCGCCGGGTACCTCACGCGCTACAACTCCTGGCCCCAGCCCGGCTGA
- a CDS encoding sulfite oxidase-like oxidoreductase: MNGTRGFTGRPRADNPGLPPGQYDAGDDWPVLSAEVTPDLSPADWTFRVDGLVRQPRTWDWDEAHTLPESAYEGDIHCVTSWSKFGVRFAGVSLDAFLDVVRPHGSATHAVAYSHTGYTTNLPLTDLTGGRAWIAWEYDGKPLPAEHGGPARLLVPHLYFWKSAKWVAGLTLLDHDEPGFWEQNGYHARGNPWEEQRYSGD, translated from the coding sequence ATGAACGGCACCCGAGGCTTCACCGGACGCCCTCGCGCAGACAACCCCGGGCTCCCGCCCGGTCAGTACGACGCGGGTGACGACTGGCCCGTGCTCTCCGCGGAGGTCACACCGGACCTGTCACCGGCCGACTGGACGTTCCGTGTGGACGGGCTGGTCCGACAGCCGCGCACCTGGGACTGGGACGAGGCACACACGCTGCCGGAGTCGGCCTACGAGGGTGACATCCACTGTGTGACGAGCTGGTCGAAGTTCGGGGTGCGGTTCGCGGGTGTCTCGCTGGACGCGTTCCTCGATGTGGTGCGGCCACATGGGTCCGCCACACATGCCGTCGCCTACTCGCACACCGGATACACCACCAACCTCCCGCTCACGGACCTGACCGGCGGGCGGGCCTGGATCGCGTGGGAGTACGACGGGAAGCCGCTGCCCGCCGAACACGGGGGTCCGGCGCGACTGCTGGTGCCGCACCTGTACTTCTGGAAGAGCGCCAAGTGGGTCGCGGGGCTGACGCTGCTCGATCACGACGAGCCGGGTTTCTGGGAGCAGAACGGCTATCACGCGCGGGGCAACCCGTGGGAGGAACAGAGGTACTCCGGTGACTGA
- a CDS encoding ferredoxin reductase, which produces MTETAQAVPSPAFVPATRFAVPGRIAVSNRAAATWQTATLTEIRRETPHASTFRFAVPAWQGHLPGQHLMLRLTAADGYTAQRHYSIASPPDDRGHIELTLDHVEDGEVSGWFHTVAEPGDEIEVRGPLSGFFAWPGDRPALLIGAGSGVVPLMSMVRHHRARALSVPLRLLVSARSPEELIYAREFGAETTTVFTRSAPDGVRVGRMAAAHVVPFLAEQPDDGWEAYVCGSNAFAEHASRLLVEAGQPVDRIRIERFG; this is translated from the coding sequence GTGACTGAGACGGCCCAGGCGGTGCCCTCCCCCGCCTTCGTCCCCGCCACCCGGTTCGCCGTGCCCGGACGTATCGCCGTGAGCAACCGGGCCGCGGCGACGTGGCAGACCGCCACGCTCACCGAGATCCGCCGGGAGACCCCGCACGCCTCCACGTTCCGCTTCGCGGTGCCCGCCTGGCAGGGGCATCTGCCCGGCCAGCATCTGATGCTGCGGCTGACCGCCGCGGACGGCTACACCGCCCAGCGGCACTACTCGATCGCGTCCCCGCCCGACGACCGCGGGCACATCGAGCTCACCTTGGACCATGTCGAGGACGGCGAGGTCTCCGGCTGGTTCCACACCGTGGCCGAGCCCGGTGACGAGATCGAGGTGCGCGGGCCGCTGAGCGGGTTCTTCGCCTGGCCCGGTGACCGGCCCGCCCTGCTGATCGGGGCCGGGTCGGGAGTCGTACCGCTGATGTCGATGGTGCGGCACCACCGGGCCCGTGCGCTGTCCGTGCCGCTGCGGCTGCTGGTGTCGGCCCGCAGCCCCGAGGAGCTCATCTACGCGCGGGAGTTCGGCGCCGAGACGACGACGGTGTTCACACGGAGCGCGCCGGACGGGGTGCGTGTGGGACGTATGGCGGCCGCCCATGTGGTGCCGTTCCTGGCCGAACAGCCGGATGATGGATGGGAGGCCTATGTGTGCGGGTCGAACGCGTTCGCCGAGCATGCCTCGCGGCTCCTTGTGGAGGCGGGGCAGCCGGTGGACCGTATCCGCATCGAGCGCTTCGGCTGA
- a CDS encoding GNAT family N-acetyltransferase: MSDQVRHPHEEAPYGDAPGSHVLDNPALASLTGPHAHFAEKRGRVLRYPADVSPWLAMPDVPDAGDWADLAALAGPGIEVPLAGYTGTVPDDWEITFHIEGVQLVDDGIAAAPDPEAVRLGPADVPEILDLIERTQPGPFLPRTIEMGTYLGIRREGALVALAGERLHPPGWTEISAVCTDPAVRGQGLATRLVLAVAHGIRERGETPFLHTAARNTGAIRLYESLGFRLRRRTAFLAARPAER; this comes from the coding sequence ATGAGCGACCAGGTAAGGCATCCGCACGAAGAAGCGCCCTACGGGGACGCACCGGGCTCGCATGTCCTCGACAACCCTGCTCTCGCCTCCCTGACCGGCCCGCACGCCCACTTCGCCGAGAAGCGCGGCCGGGTCCTGCGCTACCCCGCCGACGTGTCCCCGTGGCTGGCTATGCCGGACGTGCCCGACGCCGGTGACTGGGCCGACCTCGCAGCGCTCGCCGGCCCCGGCATCGAGGTGCCGCTGGCCGGCTACACGGGCACCGTGCCGGACGACTGGGAGATCACCTTCCACATCGAGGGCGTGCAGCTGGTGGACGACGGCATCGCAGCCGCACCCGATCCGGAGGCGGTCCGCCTCGGCCCCGCCGACGTGCCCGAGATCCTCGACCTGATCGAACGGACCCAGCCCGGCCCGTTCCTGCCCCGCACCATCGAGATGGGCACCTATCTGGGCATCCGCCGGGAAGGCGCCCTCGTCGCGCTGGCGGGCGAGCGGCTGCACCCGCCGGGCTGGACCGAGATCAGCGCCGTCTGCACCGACCCCGCCGTCCGCGGCCAGGGTCTCGCGACGCGGCTGGTTCTGGCCGTCGCGCACGGCATACGCGAGCGCGGCGAGACTCCGTTCCTGCACACCGCTGCCCGCAACACCGGCGCCATCCGGCTGTACGAGTCCCTCGGCTTCCGGCTGCGCCGCAGGACCGCCTTCCTCGCGGCACGGCCGGCCGAGCGGTAA
- a CDS encoding putative protein N(5)-glutamine methyltransferase, protein MPSPSPRFTSPDSVVAALRAAGCVFAEDEARMILGAARTPDELTGMVDRRVAGHPLELVVGWAEFRGLRISVDPGVFVPRRRTEFLVEQALAQVPDASVVVDLCCGSGAVGAALAAALGPVELHAADIDPAAVDCARRNTAGAHVHTGDLFEALPAGLRGRVDILAANVPYVPTGEVALLPSEARDHEPLVALDGGTDGLDVLRRVASEAPNWLAPGGCLLVETSERQAEAAVDAFTRGGLTTRLAVSEELYAQVVLGIRT, encoded by the coding sequence ATGCCCTCCCCGTCTCCCCGTTTCACCTCTCCCGACTCCGTCGTCGCCGCACTGCGCGCCGCGGGCTGCGTCTTCGCCGAGGACGAGGCCCGGATGATCCTCGGTGCCGCTCGTACCCCGGACGAACTGACCGGGATGGTCGACCGCCGGGTCGCCGGACATCCCCTCGAACTCGTCGTCGGCTGGGCCGAGTTCAGAGGTCTGCGCATCAGCGTGGACCCAGGTGTCTTCGTACCCCGGCGGCGCACCGAGTTCCTCGTCGAACAGGCTCTCGCCCAGGTGCCGGACGCTTCTGTCGTCGTGGACCTGTGCTGCGGCTCGGGTGCCGTCGGCGCCGCGCTCGCCGCCGCGCTGGGCCCGGTCGAACTGCACGCCGCCGACATCGATCCGGCCGCCGTGGACTGCGCCCGCCGCAACACCGCCGGCGCCCACGTCCACACAGGCGACCTCTTCGAGGCACTGCCCGCCGGCCTGCGGGGCCGTGTGGACATCCTCGCGGCCAACGTCCCCTACGTCCCCACCGGGGAGGTGGCTCTCCTCCCGTCCGAGGCCCGCGACCACGAGCCCCTGGTCGCACTCGACGGCGGCACCGACGGCCTGGACGTCCTGCGCCGTGTCGCGTCCGAGGCCCCGAACTGGCTCGCCCCCGGCGGCTGTCTCCTCGTGGAGACGAGCGAACGCCAGGCCGAGGCCGCCGTCGACGCCTTCACACGCGGCGGCCTGACGACCCGTCTGGCGGTCTCCGAGGAGCTCTACGCCCAGGTCGTGCTCGGCATCAGGACGTAA